One stretch of Chitinophaga pendula DNA includes these proteins:
- a CDS encoding pyruvate dehydrogenase complex E1 component subunit beta, with translation MRQIAFRQALREALQEEMRRDERVFLMGEEVAEYNGAYKVSQGMLDEFGAKRVIDTPIAELGFAAIGVGAAQNGLRPVVEFMTWNFAVLALDQILNTASKMLAMSGGQVGCPIVFRGPNGSAGQLGAQHSTAFESYYANIPGLKVVSVSNPYDAKGLLKAAIRDDDPVVFMESEVMYGDMGEVPEEEYIIPIGKADIKRAGKDVTIVSFNKMMKVALGAAEELAKEGIEAEVIDLRTIRPLDWFTILESVKKTNRLVIVEEQWPFSSVSSEITYRIQKEGFDYLDAPIRRITAADAPMHYAPNLVKLYLPDVERTVKLVKEVMYMKK, from the coding sequence ATGCGTCAGATAGCTTTCAGACAAGCCTTAAGAGAAGCCCTCCAGGAAGAGATGCGCCGCGATGAGCGGGTATTCCTTATGGGGGAGGAAGTAGCCGAATATAATGGCGCCTATAAAGTAAGCCAGGGTATGCTGGACGAGTTTGGTGCTAAGCGGGTGATAGATACCCCGATTGCCGAGCTGGGTTTTGCTGCGATTGGCGTAGGTGCTGCGCAAAACGGGTTGCGTCCCGTAGTGGAGTTCATGACCTGGAACTTTGCGGTGCTGGCTTTGGACCAGATATTGAATACTGCCTCGAAGATGCTGGCGATGAGCGGCGGTCAGGTGGGATGTCCTATTGTGTTCCGTGGGCCTAACGGCAGTGCGGGTCAGCTGGGGGCTCAGCACTCTACTGCATTTGAAAGTTATTATGCGAATATACCTGGTCTGAAAGTGGTGTCGGTATCTAATCCATATGATGCGAAGGGGCTGTTGAAGGCTGCGATCCGTGATGACGACCCGGTTGTTTTCATGGAGAGCGAGGTGATGTATGGTGACATGGGTGAGGTACCTGAGGAAGAGTATATCATTCCGATCGGCAAGGCGGATATTAAGCGTGCCGGTAAGGATGTGACCATCGTATCCTTCAACAAGATGATGAAAGTGGCTTTGGGTGCTGCTGAGGAGCTGGCTAAGGAAGGTATTGAAGCGGAGGTGATTGACCTGCGTACGATCCGTCCTTTGGACTGGTTTACGATCCTGGAGTCTGTTAAGAAGACGAACCGGCTGGTGATCGTCGAGGAGCAGTGGCCTTTCTCCAGTGTTTCTTCCGAGATCACATATCGTATCCAGAAGGAAGGATTTGACTACCTGGATGCTCCGATCCGTCGTATCACTGCTGCGGATGCGCCTATGCACTATGCGCCTAACCTGGTGAAACTGTACCTGCCTGATGTAGAGCGTACGGTGAAGCTGGTGAAGGAAGTGATGTATATGAAGAAATAG
- a CDS encoding acetyl-CoA C-acyltransferase, whose amino-acid sequence MKEVFIVSVARTPIGSFNGALSSLTAVQLGVIAVQAALERSGVKAEQVNEVYMGNVISANLGQAPANQVSIHAGLPVNVPCTTVNKVCASGMKAIMLGAQSILLGDNDIVVAGGMESMSNIPYYLDKARNGYRLGHGAITDGIIRDGLWDPYKDYHMGNAAELCASEYKFSREDQDAYAISSYKRAAAAYEAGYFQEEIVPVTVPGKQPVTVTEDEDYKKVNFDKIPTLKPTFQKDGTITAANASNINDGAAAVVLVSGEKLKELGLKPLARILGFADASQAPEWFTTTPVKAINKALEKANLPLSEIDYAEINEAFSCVPLANQRDLNLPAECVNVWGGAVSMGHPIGCSGARIVVTLTSILKQRGGRYGVAGICNGGGGASAIVIERVQ is encoded by the coding sequence ATGAAAGAAGTATTTATCGTATCGGTTGCACGTACTCCTATCGGTTCATTCAACGGGGCATTGAGTTCGTTGACGGCGGTACAGCTGGGTGTGATCGCGGTACAGGCGGCGCTGGAGCGTTCCGGGGTAAAAGCGGAACAGGTGAATGAAGTATATATGGGGAATGTGATCAGTGCTAACCTGGGACAGGCACCTGCCAACCAGGTGAGTATACATGCGGGGTTGCCGGTGAATGTACCTTGTACTACTGTGAATAAAGTATGTGCATCTGGTATGAAGGCGATTATGCTGGGAGCGCAAAGCATTCTGCTGGGTGATAATGACATTGTGGTAGCGGGTGGTATGGAGAGTATGAGTAACATTCCTTATTACCTGGATAAGGCCCGTAACGGTTACCGCCTGGGACACGGCGCGATAACGGACGGTATCATCCGGGACGGCCTGTGGGACCCTTATAAAGACTACCATATGGGCAATGCGGCAGAGCTTTGTGCCAGTGAATACAAATTCAGCCGGGAAGACCAGGATGCGTATGCGATCAGCAGTTATAAACGTGCTGCGGCTGCTTATGAAGCAGGTTACTTCCAGGAGGAGATTGTACCGGTGACTGTTCCCGGTAAACAACCGGTGACTGTGACGGAAGATGAAGATTATAAGAAAGTAAATTTCGACAAGATACCTACGTTGAAGCCGACATTCCAGAAGGACGGCACTATTACTGCGGCGAATGCGTCTAACATTAATGACGGTGCTGCTGCGGTGGTGCTGGTAAGTGGTGAGAAGCTGAAAGAGCTGGGGTTGAAGCCGCTGGCACGTATTTTAGGTTTTGCTGATGCTTCGCAGGCGCCTGAATGGTTTACCACTACGCCGGTGAAGGCAATCAACAAGGCGCTGGAGAAAGCTAATCTGCCTTTGTCAGAAATAGATTATGCGGAGATCAACGAGGCATTTTCCTGTGTGCCGCTGGCTAACCAGCGCGACCTGAATTTGCCTGCTGAGTGTGTGAATGTATGGGGTGGTGCAGTGTCTATGGGGCATCCCATCGGCTGTAGCGGCGCCCGTATCGTAGTAACGCTGACCTCTATACTGAAACAGCGCGGCGGCCGTTATGGCGTGGCTGGTATCTGTAACGGTGGTGGTGGCGCCAGTGCGATCGTGATAGAACGCGTACAATAG
- the dnaG gene encoding DNA primase produces MISQQTIQQILNRIDIVEIVGSFVKLKKRGTNYLGLCPFHNEKSPSFTVSPSKEIYKCFGCGASGNTISFIMEHEKYSYVEALRWLAQKYNVEIEETEVSAEAKQRLLLADSLHIINNYAREYFTENLFSSDEGQNVGLSYFEERGFTEETIRKFQLGYCSNDRDAFTKAALAKGYNLEYLQKTGLVTIRNDQPVDNYRGRVIFPIHNQSGKTIGFGARILVKSDRAPKYINSPENEIYFKSKVLYGAYYARHAIDRQNECLLVEGYTDVISLHQAGIENVVSSSGTSLTVDQLRLIKKFTNNLTLLFDGDNAGVKAALRGLDLAIEEGLNVKLVLIPDKEDPDSYVQKIGADAFREFIQTNKQDFILFKLQTSMQEAGNDTNRKSQLVNEIAETISKIDKAEDFTKQQDYIRQCSQLLKIDEQGLIILVNKFIRERLTKQELKHARNNNTAEEDLPDEAIAAMEALEAMDNGISDAAALFNKDEKQERELVKILLRFGDMPFSQEDNKSVADYVFNLPYDFESLADSEMVKKILREYKDLYDQGNTPDKKWFLYHQDLEIAKQVALILEDKEADLSVNWKERFEINTVCGDNAYLKDTISTTNYLILRKIKKLVHENQQEGEKAETAEAQLASLQMHQHLKQLERELTQGLGTVIFR; encoded by the coding sequence ATGATCTCACAACAGACCATACAACAGATACTCAACCGTATCGACATCGTCGAAATAGTAGGCTCCTTCGTCAAACTCAAAAAACGCGGAACCAACTACCTCGGCCTGTGCCCCTTCCACAACGAAAAGTCCCCGTCATTTACCGTATCCCCCAGTAAAGAGATATACAAATGTTTCGGCTGCGGCGCCAGCGGCAACACCATCAGCTTTATCATGGAGCACGAAAAGTACTCCTACGTAGAAGCGCTCCGCTGGCTCGCCCAGAAATACAATGTGGAAATAGAAGAGACCGAAGTCAGCGCAGAAGCCAAACAACGACTGCTCCTCGCCGATAGTCTCCACATCATCAACAACTACGCTCGCGAATACTTCACCGAAAACCTCTTCTCCTCAGACGAAGGCCAAAACGTTGGCCTCAGCTACTTCGAAGAAAGAGGCTTCACCGAAGAAACCATCCGCAAATTCCAGCTGGGATACTGCTCCAACGATCGCGATGCATTCACCAAAGCAGCCCTCGCTAAAGGATATAACCTGGAATACCTCCAGAAAACCGGCCTCGTCACCATCCGGAATGACCAACCCGTAGACAACTACCGCGGCAGGGTCATCTTCCCCATCCATAACCAGTCCGGCAAAACCATCGGCTTCGGCGCCCGTATCCTCGTCAAATCCGACCGCGCTCCCAAGTATATCAACTCCCCGGAGAATGAAATATACTTCAAAAGCAAAGTCCTATACGGCGCATACTACGCCCGCCACGCCATCGACAGACAAAATGAATGCCTCCTCGTAGAAGGATATACCGACGTCATCTCCCTCCACCAGGCCGGCATCGAAAACGTAGTCTCCTCCAGCGGTACCTCCCTCACCGTCGATCAGCTACGCCTCATAAAAAAATTTACTAACAACCTCACCCTCCTCTTCGATGGCGATAACGCAGGCGTTAAAGCCGCCCTCCGCGGCCTCGACCTCGCCATAGAAGAAGGCCTCAACGTCAAACTCGTTCTCATCCCGGACAAAGAAGACCCGGATAGCTACGTACAAAAAATCGGCGCCGACGCCTTCCGCGAATTTATCCAGACCAATAAACAGGACTTCATCCTGTTTAAACTCCAGACCTCCATGCAGGAGGCTGGCAACGATACCAACCGCAAATCCCAACTGGTAAACGAAATCGCCGAAACTATCTCCAAAATTGATAAGGCAGAAGACTTTACCAAACAACAAGACTACATCCGCCAGTGCAGCCAGCTCCTCAAAATTGACGAGCAAGGCCTCATCATCCTCGTTAATAAATTCATCCGCGAAAGGCTCACCAAACAGGAACTCAAACATGCCCGTAATAATAATACAGCAGAAGAAGACCTCCCCGACGAAGCCATCGCCGCCATGGAAGCCCTCGAAGCCATGGACAATGGCATCAGCGATGCCGCCGCACTTTTTAACAAAGACGAAAAACAAGAACGCGAACTGGTAAAAATATTACTGCGATTCGGCGATATGCCCTTCAGCCAGGAAGACAACAAATCCGTCGCCGACTACGTTTTCAACCTCCCATACGACTTCGAATCACTGGCTGATAGCGAAATGGTCAAAAAAATACTACGGGAATATAAAGACCTCTATGACCAGGGAAATACCCCCGACAAAAAATGGTTCCTATACCACCAGGACCTGGAAATAGCCAAACAAGTAGCCCTCATCCTCGAAGACAAAGAAGCAGACCTCAGCGTCAACTGGAAAGAACGCTTCGAAATAAACACCGTATGTGGTGACAACGCTTACCTCAAAGACACCATATCCACCACCAACTACCTCATCCTCCGGAAAATAAAAAAGCTGGTCCATGAAAACCAGCAGGAAGGCGAAAAAGCAGAAACCGCCGAAGCCCAACTCGCATCCCTCCAGATGCATCAACACCTGAAACAACTCGAAAGAGAACTCACCCAAGGCCTCGGCACCGTTATATTCCGCTAA
- a CDS encoding cytochrome-c peroxidase, which produces MVCGQPEGGAFFASADSGLNDMGVGSNNGLQLDYVDKGIGAVTGKAEDQGTFKMPSLRNVELTAPYMHDGRFGTLEEVIEHYSSGVKNGVNTGIQLPRGGFNFSAQEKADVLAFLKTLTDKTLATNPLYADPFKR; this is translated from the coding sequence TTGGTATGTGGGCAACCGGAAGGAGGCGCCTTTTTTGCCAGCGCAGATTCGGGGTTGAATGATATGGGGGTGGGATCGAATAACGGGTTGCAGCTGGATTATGTGGATAAGGGTATTGGGGCGGTGACGGGGAAGGCGGAGGATCAGGGTACTTTTAAGATGCCTTCGTTGCGGAATGTTGAGTTAACGGCACCTTATATGCATGATGGGCGGTTTGGGACGTTGGAGGAGGTGATTGAACATTATAGTAGTGGGGTCAAGAACGGTGTTAATACGGGGATACAGTTGCCCAGGGGAGGGTTCAATTTCAGTGCGCAGGAGAAGGCGGACGTGCTGGCCTTTCTGAAGACGCTGACGGACAAGACGTTGGCGACGAATCCGTTGTATGCGGACCCTTTTAAGCGATGA
- a CDS encoding cytochrome-c peroxidase — protein sequence MRSARRFLFPVLLAFLSGVYFSSCNKPDGPVLPGKPGEGQVPSAPLPSGDGPHLPSVPYDYVQTVQQMPAYLSAYLAHTPGVDNTPVDNPITNTGATLGRVLFYDKHLSVNDRISCGSCHHADKAFTDGMKFSTGFDGRSTRRNAMSTVNLRFFMEKAMFWDMRAGHLEVQTLMPVVDPVEMGMSGLRALEVKLGQLSYYPPLFQAAFGSPEVTEERMRRALSQFLRSIVSFRSKYDEGLENGFVDFNAAELRGKRIVGGMHCGECHSDLWYVGNRKEAPFLPAQIRG from the coding sequence ATGCGATCGGCCCGAAGGTTCTTGTTTCCTGTACTATTAGCGTTTCTATCTGGGGTATATTTTTCCAGTTGTAATAAGCCTGACGGACCTGTTCTTCCCGGGAAGCCCGGTGAGGGGCAGGTGCCATCGGCGCCTCTTCCTTCCGGCGATGGTCCTCATTTGCCGAGTGTTCCTTACGATTATGTGCAGACGGTGCAACAGATGCCCGCTTATTTGTCTGCTTATCTGGCTCATACACCGGGTGTTGACAATACGCCTGTTGACAATCCTATTACCAATACGGGTGCTACTTTAGGCCGGGTATTATTTTACGATAAACATTTATCTGTAAACGACCGTATTTCTTGTGGGTCTTGTCATCATGCGGACAAGGCGTTTACGGACGGGATGAAGTTTTCCACCGGCTTTGACGGGCGGTCGACGCGCCGTAATGCGATGTCTACGGTGAATTTGCGTTTTTTCATGGAGAAGGCGATGTTTTGGGATATGCGGGCTGGGCATTTGGAGGTGCAGACGTTGATGCCGGTGGTAGATCCGGTGGAGATGGGGATGTCTGGTTTGCGGGCATTGGAGGTGAAGTTAGGGCAGCTTAGTTATTATCCTCCTTTATTCCAGGCGGCTTTTGGCAGTCCGGAGGTGACGGAGGAGCGGATGCGGCGGGCGTTGTCGCAGTTTCTGCGATCGATCGTTTCGTTCCGGTCCAAGTATGATGAGGGTTTGGAGAATGGGTTTGTGGATTTCAATGCTGCTGAGTTGCGTGGGAAACGTATTGTGGGAGGGATGCACTGTGGGGAGTGTCATAGTGATCTTTGGTATGTGGGCAACCGGAAGGAGGCGCCTTTTTTGCCAGCGCAGATTCGGGGTTGA
- a CDS encoding dihydrofolate reductase encodes MLSIIVAAAENNVIGLNNELPWRMPADMRYFKDKTLGHPVIMGRKSFEALGKPLPNRPNIVITRQADYAPEGVLVASSLDDAIAKANGLVSEDDDEIFIIGGGEIFREAMAVVDQLFVTRIHTEDVKGDTYFPDINLNDWALISSDPQNADEKHAYDYTFEVWVRH; translated from the coding sequence ATGTTATCTATTATTGTTGCTGCTGCGGAGAACAATGTTATTGGTCTTAATAATGAGTTGCCGTGGCGTATGCCTGCGGATATGCGGTATTTTAAGGATAAGACGTTAGGGCATCCGGTTATTATGGGCCGGAAGTCTTTTGAGGCATTGGGTAAGCCATTGCCGAACCGTCCGAATATTGTGATCACGCGTCAGGCGGATTATGCGCCGGAGGGTGTGTTGGTGGCATCTTCCCTGGATGATGCGATAGCGAAGGCGAATGGCCTGGTGAGTGAAGATGATGATGAGATCTTCATCATTGGTGGTGGTGAGATCTTCCGGGAGGCGATGGCGGTGGTGGACCAGTTGTTTGTGACCCGTATTCATACGGAGGATGTGAAGGGGGATACTTATTTCCCGGATATCAACCTGAATGATTGGGCATTGATCAGTTCTGACCCGCAGAATGCTGATGAGAAGCACGCGTACGATTATACGTTTGAGGTGTGGGTACGTCACTAA
- a CDS encoding thymidylate synthase, producing the protein MEQYLKLLQHILDNGVTKSDRTGTGTTSCFGYQMRFDLQAGFPVVTTKKLHLKSIIYELLWFLQGDTNIAYLKEHGVSIWDEWADAEGNLGPVYGKQWRSWETRDGKVIDQISDAVKQIKTNPDSRRIIVNAWNVGDLPEMKLSPCHCLFQFYVSEGKLSCQLYQRSADVFLGVPFNIASYALLTMMMAQVCDLEPGEFIHSFGDVHLYSNHIEQAKLQLGRAPHALPVMKINPSVKDIFSFRYEDFELQNYQFHPAIKAPVAV; encoded by the coding sequence ATGGAACAATATCTGAAGTTATTACAGCATATACTGGATAATGGGGTGACTAAGTCAGACCGTACGGGTACGGGAACGACAAGTTGTTTTGGTTATCAGATGCGATTTGATCTGCAGGCGGGTTTCCCGGTTGTGACGACGAAGAAGTTGCATTTGAAGTCGATCATTTATGAGTTGTTATGGTTCCTGCAGGGGGATACGAACATTGCTTATCTGAAGGAGCATGGTGTGAGTATCTGGGATGAGTGGGCTGATGCGGAGGGCAACCTGGGGCCTGTGTATGGTAAGCAGTGGCGTAGCTGGGAGACGCGTGACGGGAAGGTGATCGATCAGATCAGTGATGCTGTGAAGCAGATCAAGACGAACCCGGATTCGCGGCGTATTATAGTGAATGCGTGGAATGTGGGGGATCTGCCTGAGATGAAGTTGAGTCCTTGTCATTGTCTGTTCCAGTTTTATGTATCGGAGGGTAAGTTAAGTTGCCAGTTGTACCAGCGTAGTGCGGATGTGTTCCTGGGGGTGCCGTTCAACATTGCTTCCTATGCGTTGCTGACGATGATGATGGCGCAGGTTTGTGACCTGGAGCCCGGGGAGTTCATACATAGTTTCGGGGATGTGCATTTGTACAGTAATCATATTGAGCAGGCGAAGCTGCAGTTAGGCAGGGCTCCTCATGCGTTGCCGGTGATGAAGATCAACCCTTCGGTGAAGGATATCTTCTCGTTCAGGTATGAGGATTTTGAGTTGCAGAATTATCAGTTTCATCCGGCTATCAAGGCGCCGGTGGCTGTCTAA